AAatcgggctttaaatacatctctagtttgtatctcaagataccttactatagagggagaatcatatccaacctatatccccaattttttttggggtcccattttggtgcgaaaaaatggtgcaatgggaacatatatcacACACTCGAATattcttaaatgaaaaacatttggctgctgaccaaaagctaattgcataggagaaaACTGATGGTAACTTGTTGGCCTCAAACAAATAAGTGTTGCGGTATGTAAAATAGCATTTCTCCAAATCGAGGTTGGAAGATTTGTTCTaataagtaagggtctagcaattaattggaagtgtttaataagtgattctgctaatccattttgtgtgtgaacatgaACTACTAGATATTCAAcgcttattccattagccatacaataagcatcaaaggCATGGGAaataaattcaccagcattatcatgacgaattgctttgattggattttctggaaactGTGCTTTTAATCAAATAATTTGAGCAAGTAATCTCACAAACACCAGGTTGcgagataataagcacacatgtgaccatcttgaagatgcgtctattagaaccgtaaaatatctaaaagatccacatggtggatgaatatgTCCACATATATCGCCTTGAATcatttctaggaattcaggggactcaaatccaatctttattTGTGATAGCCTTAAAATTAGTTTTCCTTAAGAACATGcaacacaacaaaattcactagatttaagaattttcggactctttagtgaatgtccatgggagttttcaataattctccgcATCATGGTTattcccggatgacccaatcgatcatgccaagttatgaattcatttgggctagtaaacttctggtttacaatggcatgtgattcaattgcacgaattttggtataatataacccatatgaaagtgagggtaacttttttaatataacctttttatttgaatcatgagttgtgatataAAAGTACTCATGATTTTTCTCACTCATagtttcaatatgatatccatttcggcgaatatctttgaagCTTAATAAGTTTCTCAGATACTAGTAGACAATagttcattattttttatgaattttgttcccctagaaacaaaattatatctctttcggagccttctatcacatgtCAATAATAGTATTAccatattcttcttttggcacaagatgagCAAAGAATATATTACTTTTGAGAAtggtgtgcgaacttgcactattcGTAACGCATACATCTTCACTATATATCCTTGCCATTTttttcaaagacaaataataataaaatgagtaaaaaaatttacgcagtaaagttatttttttaattgaaaatatttttctaagaattatagtatatactaaaaattttattattattattatcttggCACATTtagtaatttaaaaattcataaacataaatattttatcaaacgTTATTTATATACGTCACACTTGAAATTCAaatgcatagaaaataaaatttaacaagaagtttcttacattatttatttacatgaatacttaacaaactcacatattaaatttttttatcattgatcaaatggtcaatatttttttcaggatcctcaaagaaattagatacatcataatgagtggtgtaatttttagcatcatttgaaacaaaattagACTTCTTTCTTTTGTCGTCCCTCTTCAAAGACATTTGATAAAAATCGACTAGGTATCTTGGAGTATGACAAGTACTTGACCAATGGCCATTTCCACCGCAAcgaaaatatttattatttgttgatttattttacccattgtttctttctttatcttatttctggtgagatcctttcttgtaaatataatttttcttccttctataatttttcttgttactAAAACCTTGTCATTTACTTCTTTAATTTGTAGCATTTACGGGCTCttgataatttttattactCCTTTTGTATTGTAGTAAATAATATCTTTGAATAATTGAGCCCTTAGGGGCCATGAAATTTTAATGTTCGTTTTAGCAAATAGgccaataaaagaaaaatggtGGAGAGAAATGAAATGGTTGGTAATTGGCATTGCATTATGATTTAGTAAGAGTTTGTccataatttaaattaattccaattaagaAAGCGCTGATTCTGAAAGTACGACAGAAAAAATTTTCTCTTGTCCAACCTACTTCAATTTGTATCAACGTCAAAGTCTGAGAAACATCATCTTATTGTGTATAACTTAAATTAGTTGTGACTTGTACTAAGAACAACATTAACAttaacatattaaaaatataactattcATATAACACCTTTTCTTAGCATAAATAATTCCACTCCATTACATTGTACAACGGTTTCAAACTTCAAAGTTTAGAAGAAAGGGAAAAGCAGTTGAAAAAAGAAACAGCTATCTATTAAGATAACAAGATGATGATGACGACGATGATATAAGATAGTGAAAAAACAGTTAGTCCGATGCATATTAGAAGATATTCAATGTGCAGCATCTTCTTCTTGGCAGAATTTAGTGTACTCCTTTGGTCCCAGCAAGGAATCCAATTCAGCTGGACTATTTGGCTTTACTTTTATCATCCATCCACCTTCGTACGGGCTCGAGTTTATCTTCATTAATGTCACAATAAGCATAATTGTTAGTCTgctaattaatatatattgacTTAGTAAGTAACTAACATATACATACCAGGCCAGGGGTTTCCTTAAGAGAAGCGTTAACCTCAATGATTTCACCAGAGATTGGAGAGTTGACATCACTGGTTGCCTTCACACTCTCAACGGCTCCAAAGCTACCTCCTTGTTTCACTGAACCACCTGGTTCAGGCAGATCTACAAACACAACCTCtccaagatgatcctgattatGCAAATTCAATTTGTTGAATTCATTACTTCAATTTCATTGGAAATAACTATATGTGTAGTAATAACAAACCTGAGCATGGTCAGTGATTCCAATGGTGGCCACTGAGCCTTCATGTTTGACCCATTCATGTGAGTTTGCGTACTTGAGTCCATCCAACACTGCAAACATGATAATTAATTAAGCAAAACAAAATGAACGAACAGAATAGAGTGTATGGTAGAATGTTATATATACCGGTAGAGAAGCATCtggagagagagaagggagatgAGAGGTGATGAGTTCTACAAGCTGCTGAAGATAGTTTGAGTACATTTGCAGTTGAAGAAGCCCACAGCCTGAGTGCCATGGTTCTAAGAAGAATATGATAGAGAGATACGTGTGTCTATTTTATCTCTGGCAAAATTTTCCCTTTATCTTGGATGTATGGTAGCCAGCCAATACCTCATCCTTATACTTTGTGTTTCCACCGTCTCCTCTATCTTATTCTTCTTTAATGTTATCCATAAAACATATGCTACTATTACTCTCTTTAAATTCACTTTAGACGAATTTAATTCTTATCAACCAATTGCTTCCTTCACAGGACAGAaccacagtcaagactaatgccTTCTTTCATTGTTGGGCTCTCAAAGCCCACTGTACACTTAGACAAGAAAAAAATAGGTTTTACTCTCAACGAACAGTTTCATCTTTCTATGACAtataaattgaaagaaaaaaaattaagaatctGCCGAGAGCTCGAATCCTGACTTGTGCATTCAGCAACTCATTGGTCAGCGATAAATTGTTAAATGGAACTTAAATCCACAGCGGATTAACCTTTAACCGTTGAAGAATACCGTGgacaatcaaataaaaatttgataataacaaaaaaaacaaatttatagttattattttaaaactttaattaacaatttaaaaatagttataGCCATAATCTTAAACAAGACATAATTATACAttatattttctcttttattactCTAAATTTTCTCAGTATTTATTTTCCtattcatataaaaatttagttatttcaaatcatatatttgtCCATTAATATATCAAATTTTTACAGCAAAAAAATTAGGTTTTATGGATTCAGAAGATTGCAATCATTTGTGCCAAAGCAAATATCATGCAACGTTGGCCTATACTCAATTCCCAAAGTATAAATGTACAGCTTTTTTATTGTTTGAAATACCTTTACTTCAAGTTCCAACAGCACCCACTATCTTCAAATTTTAAATGGTTTTGGCTCTCACTCACTTTTCTCTCCTGAGTTATTAATTAAGttgaaaatatttaaatttgtttttagGTTAGTAAAGTAAAGTTTAACTTTGATAGAGAAATTGTAAAGCACGTACATATGCATTTGTGCATGTTTGAATTAAAGTTTGTAAACAATagtttgtataaaattatttttataaaattaattttaattaaaaatgaattagtattaatatgatttattttttacaattttatattaaaataaattataataaaataaatattgtttggattatattattaaaaattatttttaagtaaaaatttactaaagaacatgaatttaaattattattttattattttattttaaatatttaaataaattttatgaaccaattttataataaaaattaatatttaattattaaattaaaaataacatataaaaatgtacaaaatatattttatatcaaaaacaaaaataatatatgaataatatatcaaaatatactctattaaattatattattcataatttttttagtactttaagtactcttttatttaatattattttaaattataaattttaattatttatcactttattatttattttgttctttttaataggatcaataatttatattataataaaattataataataaactaATATACAAGTATTACACTCACAAATTTTAACAgagacaaacaaaaaataaaaaaatttattcataacaaaaaatacaaattttataaaaaaatatcattatatGTTTAAAAGATTTGAGTActaaagagattacaaaaagagaaataaagagTAGAATtgatatataagaaaaaaaataaacatttcAATATGATTTCTTAAACGTAGAAGTTATAATTTCTAACTTTTTATAAACGCACGTTGagaacataaaattacttttatgtTTAGAATAAAAAAACATTCAAACATAAAAAGAAAACGTTCAATATACTCAAACGTAtttttttaggtttaattactctgttagTTCCTATAGTttcgtaaaatttttaattaggtccctatgcttttttactttttaatttgggtccctgcactaatttttttttttcaattaagtccctcTTAGTAGTAATTGACTTAATTTTATAGGGatccaactaaaaaaaagaattggtaTAAGGAcctaaataaaaggaaaaaaatgtagggatccaattaaaaaaaattttggtgcaaggactcaattaaaagaaaaaaaaagtatagaaacctaattaaaaatttcgcaaaattataaaaaccaacagaataattaaattttttttcatgctAAATTAAACACAGCTTTAGAAATTAAAACACCAACTCACTCTTACGTCAGTTATGTCGACGAGGGATCACCAAACAATGAcgtaataataaaaatttaattttaatatattattaatataaaataatttttttatatatatctaattatataatattgGAAGCATTTCAAGTGCACTGAGAGTACCGATGCACCAATTATTTTAACTGTTgatctgaattataaaaaatatatataatatatattaattcagatcaacggttaaaacaatTGGTGCACCGGTACTCTCCGGTGCACTTGAAATGTTTCCTATAATATTACATGTGTATTTGCTTGCTTTACTAAGGACTCCAATAAGAATTGTGTGTCTTATTCTTTACTAGTAATGACAGTAGTAGCAATCATCATTATTATCCATATATAGTGAGGTTCGAATTAATTGATTTGACTCATATTGTTGTTAATAACTGTTTAACATGGCATGAAAAAGTTTAAAatacttttcatttttttgtttgtaaaaTAGATTAATTTATCTTAAAATTCATTTATATATTAGAACATAGGCAATGAAGTTGTTAATTAGGATTTAAAGTTAAGTCACTAGAATTTGacttaatttgattttaaaactAACTTTATTATGAAACATAGTGTCTATTTTATctatataataataaacaatATAATGTACCCCATACCtgaatttaatttacttttctttcaAAACATCTCTGATCAACAATTCAACACAAACATGCTCATGCAATGAAAATGCTCATAACATTGAAGACTGCAGGAGCAAAATCTCACTGAGTGAGATTCACTGTCTCATCaaccaccaatcaaataaaattatgtCGCATATTGTTTGTTTTTACTTGATTTATTATTACAGGTGATCTAATAAACTACAATTATGTGAATTTTTATAAGATTCGTAATTTTGTTTTAGAATTATTTGTTTAATATTATAACAACAACAAAATCTTGTTTCATTAGATGGAGTCAGCTACATTATTGTTTAATattaattgaataaaaaatatatagcTTTGCTAAATTAACATGTAGAaatgaaaggaaaaaaatagaaaaataaatttaaattggcCTCTCAATTTTTAGGTTGATAAGGTTAGTCATTTCGATTTTAAATCATTATGAAATAAGCATTTGATTCCGATCAACTGCAAAGAGCACTGGGTACAACACATGTGTAGCTTGTGGGGTTGTAAGGAAGGTCCCTCCCAGTTAGATACCTTGAAATTCCTTTGGGTACTAACCTAAAGTTGGTCAAGACCTGAAAGCCTATAATTGACAAggtagaagagaaactaaacCTCTGGAAAGCTAAGGTACTAAACAAAGCCGGGAAGCTAGTGCTTATCAAGTCAGTGTTAAATAGTTTGTTGGTGTATTACTTGAGCTTGTATAAGATGGCGAAGGCGGTTGCGGAGAAATTAATTTCCTTGCAGAGAAGGTTTCATTTGAGCAAGGAGGATGGCAGGAATGGTATGGCATTGGTTCGATGGGAGTTGGTGTAGGTCCCAAAGAGGTTAGGTGGTTTGGGAGTGGGAGACGCTATGATTCGAAACACTGCACTCTTGTTTAAGTGGTGGTGGCGGTTTGCGAAGGAAGAGTGTCCTTTGTGGAAAAAGGTGGTATGCTCCTGTAATAATCTGAAGCATGATGAGTTACTGGCCACTCAGATGTTACCTACCAGAAGAGGCCATTGGAAGGATATATACCAGATATGCAGATAACATATCAACTATTAAGGGATAAGATGATTACAAGTTTGTCCATGGAAGTTGGTGATGGTCACCAGACTCGGTTCTGGGAGGATGTTTGGCTACATTGTGGTGCCTTGAAAGATCGGTTCTCCCGCCTATTCTCTGTTTCAAATCAGTGTGTTTTTTTTATTGGGATTGTGGGTGTAGAACTTCCTATGGAGGAGAGAGCTCTTCGAGTG
The genomic region above belongs to Arachis stenosperma cultivar V10309 chromosome 5, arast.V10309.gnm1.PFL2, whole genome shotgun sequence and contains:
- the LOC130982171 gene encoding glycine cleavage system H protein, mitochondrial-like; translated protein: MALRLWASSTANVLKLSSAACRTHHLSSPFSLSRCFSTVLDGLKYANSHEWVKHEGSVATIGITDHAQDHLGEVVFVDLPEPGGSVKQGGSFGAVESVKATSDVNSPISGEIIEVNASLKETPGLINSSPYEGGWMIKVKPNSPAELDSLLGPKEYTKFCQEEDAAH